The Thermoflexus sp. DNA segment TCATCTCCGAATTCGAACTTCACCATACAGATCCCTGAGGATCTCGATCATGAGGACAGAAGCTTTCCCGGGCCAGATCGCCCCAGGCTCCCACAATAAAATAATGGGCGGGGAGGGATTCGAACCCCCGAAGGCTTGCGCCACCTGGTTTACAGCCAGGCCCCGTTGGCCACTTGGGTACCCGCCCCTGTCAAGCCGACGGCGGGATTCGAACCCGCAACCTCGCGCTTACAAGGCGCTTGCTCTACCGGTTGAGCTACGTCGGCACTCCAGGTGCAATTATACCCAGTTTGGAGGGGGGCGGTCAAGATCAGGCTTCTGAAGTCAGGGCCGTCGGCTGCGCCATCCGCAGCGGCGGTTCCCCTGGAGCTCGGGCTCGATGGAGGGAAAGGAATCATCCCCTCCCTCCAGACCTCAGGACGGCGGCGCTGGGCAGCTCGTTTTCCCTCACCGAATCCGGCGGCCCAGACCCCTGAATCGCAATGCGGGATGAGCCCCATGATCGTCCTGATTCAGTTAAAATGTGAGCAAGCAGGCAATCCTTCGCCTCGGAGAGAGATCGAACGGCGATTGGTTACAGGGGAAACTGAACTTGTCACTTTCAGGAGCCTGATAAGCCCCCCATCTCCCTGTGGAACGATCGGAGGAGGGATCGCAATGGAAAAGCCGAACCTCCTGGAACGTCTGGCCCAGGGCCCTTTACTGGCGGATGGGGCCATGGGCACCATGCTCTACGCGCGAGGTTTTTCGTTTGATCGCTGCTATGAAGCGCTGAACATCGAGGCCCCCGAAGTCGTTCTGGATATCCATCGGGCGTATTTGCAAGCGGGGGCTGAGTTGCTGGAAACCAATACGTTCGGGGCGAATCGATATCGTCTCGCTGAGCATGGCCTGGATGATCGGGTGACATCACTGAACCACGCAGGGGTTGCCCTGGCGCGACGGGCAGCTCAGGAAGCGAACCGTCCGGTGTGGATCGCCGGCTCCGTCGGACCCCTGGGCGTGCCCCTGGCCCCCCTGGGTCGAGCCAAGGCCGTGGAAGCCCGGGAAGCTTTCCGGGAACAGATCGCCGCACTGGTGGAGGCCGGGGTGGATGCTCTGATCCTGGAGACCTTCTCATCCCTCCCCGAGCTTCTGGAGGCTATCCGCGCAGCCCAGGAGACCGCCCCTCATGTGCCCGTCATTGCCGAGATGACCTTTGCTCAGGATGGCTACACGCTGATGGGCCACAGCCCGGAGGAAGTCGTTGAGACCCTTTTGGACCTGGGTGTTCCCATCATAGGGGCGAATTGCTCGGTAGGGCCCGCCAAGCTGCTTCCGGTGATCCGCCGGATGGCCTCTCGGATCACAGAGGCCGGCGGTCCTCCGCCTTATCTGGTGGTCATGCCGAACGCGGGTTGGCCTGAGATGGCGGCTGGTCGCCTTCGCTACCCGGCCACCCCAGACTACTTTGCGGAATATGCGTCTCGCTTCAGGGCCCTGGGCGTACGGATCCTCGGTGGATGCTGCGGGACGACACCGGAACACATCGCCGCAATGCGTCGAGCGTTGGAGACAGAGGCGGAAACCCCGTCGGAGGACCGCCGTCCGATCTTCCAGGGGGTCTCCCTCCCTGCCCCGGTCGAACCGGAACCTACCGATCTGGCC contains these protein-coding regions:
- a CDS encoding bifunctional homocysteine S-methyltransferase/methylenetetrahydrofolate reductase, giving the protein MEKPNLLERLAQGPLLADGAMGTMLYARGFSFDRCYEALNIEAPEVVLDIHRAYLQAGAELLETNTFGANRYRLAEHGLDDRVTSLNHAGVALARRAAQEANRPVWIAGSVGPLGVPLAPLGRAKAVEAREAFREQIAALVEAGVDALILETFSSLPELLEAIRAAQETAPHVPVIAEMTFAQDGYTLMGHSPEEVVETLLDLGVPIIGANCSVGPAKLLPVIRRMASRITEAGGPPPYLVVMPNAGWPEMAAGRLRYPATPDYFAEYASRFRALGVRILGGCCGTTPEHIAAMRRALETEAETPSEDRRPIFQGVSLPAPVEPEPTDLARRLQAGLFVVSVEVDPPRGHDASAMLEVARSLKAGGVDALNIADSPMARLRMSPWALAFLVQNHVGLETILHFPTRGRNLLRIQSDLLAIHALGVRNLFVVMGDPPAQGDYPEATDAMDIVPSGLVRLIKERFNAGLDHAGESIGRPTAFFVGVALNFNAPDPAREIKALRRKIRAGADFIMTQPVYEPAALKNFLRRYEEEEGPIPIPILAGVLPLLSLRHAEFLHNEVPGIRVPEAIRERLRRAGEARARSEGLRMAQEAVVELAEFTQGLYVMPPMGRYDLVFQLMEAIPAHRRGRTPRPNGGSR